A genome region from Bacteroidales bacterium includes the following:
- a CDS encoding peroxiredoxin, whose amino-acid sequence MPRIGDIAPSFSALTTQGEINFPEDYKGKWKILFSHPADFTPVCTSEFMTFASMAEEFEALNTQLVGLSVDGIHSHIAWLRTIKEKIDWKGMKGMEVKFPLIVDISMKVASLYGMIQPGESETSAVRAVFFIDPQDKIRTIMYYPLALGRNFDEIKRVIIALQTADNFSVALPADWRPGEEVIVPPAGSCGVAKERMDGEDNTLHCYDWFFCTKKISKEEVESRLGK is encoded by the coding sequence ATGCCTCGCATAGGTGATATTGCTCCATCGTTTAGTGCGTTAACTACACAAGGAGAGATTAACTTCCCAGAAGACTATAAAGGTAAATGGAAAATACTCTTTAGCCACCCCGCTGATTTTACTCCAGTATGTACTTCGGAGTTTATGACCTTTGCAAGTATGGCAGAGGAGTTTGAAGCTCTCAATACTCAACTTGTAGGACTCTCTGTAGATGGTATACATAGTCATATTGCATGGTTAAGAACTATCAAAGAGAAGATTGATTGGAAAGGAATGAAGGGTATGGAGGTTAAATTTCCTCTTATAGTAGATATCTCAATGAAGGTTGCATCGCTATATGGAATGATTCAACCTGGAGAGAGTGAGACTTCAGCAGTCAGAGCGGTATTCTTTATAGACCCACAAGATAAAATTCGTACAATTATGTACTACCCCCTTGCTCTTGGAAGGAACTTTGATGAGATTAAACGTGTAATAATTGCTCTACAAACTGCTGATAATTTTAGCGTTGCTCTACCCGCTGATTGGCGTCCAGGAGAAGAGGTTATTGTTCCCCCTGCTGGTTCGTGCGGAGTTGCAAAAGAGAGAATGGATGGAGAAGACAACACACTCCATTGTTACGATTGGTTCTTCTGTACAAAGAAAATATCAAAAGAAGAAGTTGAAAGCAGATTAGGAAAGTAG